The Camelus bactrianus isolate YW-2024 breed Bactrian camel chromosome 12, ASM4877302v1, whole genome shotgun sequence genome includes a window with the following:
- the NCF4 gene encoding neutrophil cytosol factor 4 isoform X2, with the protein MAVAQQLRAESDFDQLPDDIAISANIADIEEKRGFTSYFVFVIEVKTKGGAKYLIYRRYRQFYALQSKLEERFGPENKTSPFTCILPTLPAKVYMGVKQEIAETRIPALNAYMKHLLSLPIWVLMDEDVRIFFYQSPYDSEQVPQALRRLRPRTRKVKTESPQGAGFDRMAAPRAEALFDFTGNSKLELNFKVGDVIFLRSRINKDWLEGTVRGTTGIFPVSFVKILKDFPEEEDLTNWLRCYYYEDTISTIKDIAVEEDLSSTPLYKDLLELMRREFQREDIALNYQDADGDLVRLLSDEDVQLMVRQAQSLPSQKRLFPWKLHITQKDDYKVYNTVP; encoded by the exons ATGGCTGTGGCTCAGCAGCTGCGGGCTGAGAG CGACTTTGACCAGCTTCCCGACGACATTGCCATCTCAGCCAACATCGCCGACATCGAGGAGAAGAGAGGCTTCACCAGCTACTTC GTTTTTGTCATCGAGGTGAAGACGAAAGGGGGAGCCAAGTACCTCATCTACCGCCGCTACCGCCAGTTCTATGCCTTGCAGAGCAAGCTGGAGGAGCGCTTCGGGCCGGAGAACAAGACCAGCCCCTTCACCTGCATCTTGCCCACGCTCCCAG CCAAAGTCTACATGGGTGTGAAACAGGAGATCGCTGAGACGCGGATACCTGCCCTCAACGCCTACATGAAG CACCTCCTCAGCCTGCCCATCTGGGTGCTGATGGATGAGGATGTCCGGATCTTCTTCTACCAGTCACCGTACGACTCGGAGCAGGTGCCCCAGGCTCTCCGCCGGCTCCGCCCACGCACCCGGAAAGT AAAGACTGAGTCCCCACAAGGTGCCGGCTTTGACCGCATGGCAGCTCCACGAGCGGAG GCCCTGTTTGACTTTACCGGGAACAGCAAACTAGAGCTGAATTTCAAAGTTGGAGATGTGATCTTCCTTCGCAGTCGGATCAATAAAGACTGGCTGGAG GGCACTGTCCGGGGAACTACAGGCATCTTCCCAGTGTCCTTCGTGAAAATCCTCAAGGACTTCCCAGAGGAGGAAGATCTCACCAACTGGCTGCGCTGCTACTACTATGAGGACACCATCAGCACCATCAA GGACATCGCGGTGGAGGAAGACCTCAGTAGCACCCCACTTTACAAGGATTTGCTGGAGCTCAtgag GCGGGAGTTCCAGAGAGAAGACATCGCCCTCAATTACCAGGATGCTGACGGGGATCTGGTTCGGCTGCTGTCAGACGAGGACGTGCAGCTCATGGTGAGGCAGGCCCAAAGTCTCCCCTCCCAGAAGCGCCTCTTCCCCTGGAAGCTGCACATCACCCAGAAGGACGACTACAAGGTCTACAACACGGTCCCCTGA
- the NCF4 gene encoding neutrophil cytosol factor 4 isoform X1, producing the protein MAVAQQLRAESDFDQLPDDIAISANIADIEEKRGFTSYFVFVIEVKTKGGAKYLIYRRYRQFYALQSKLEERFGPENKTSPFTCILPTLPAKVYMGVKQEIAETRIPALNAYMKHLLSLPIWVLMDEDVRIFFYQSPYDSEQVPQALRRLRPRTRKVKTESPQGAGFDRMAAPRAEALFDFTGNSKLELNFKVGDVIFLRSRINKDWLEVRLEGTVRGTTGIFPVSFVKILKDFPEEEDLTNWLRCYYYEDTISTIKDIAVEEDLSSTPLYKDLLELMRREFQREDIALNYQDADGDLVRLLSDEDVQLMVRQAQSLPSQKRLFPWKLHITQKDDYKVYNTVP; encoded by the exons ATGGCTGTGGCTCAGCAGCTGCGGGCTGAGAG CGACTTTGACCAGCTTCCCGACGACATTGCCATCTCAGCCAACATCGCCGACATCGAGGAGAAGAGAGGCTTCACCAGCTACTTC GTTTTTGTCATCGAGGTGAAGACGAAAGGGGGAGCCAAGTACCTCATCTACCGCCGCTACCGCCAGTTCTATGCCTTGCAGAGCAAGCTGGAGGAGCGCTTCGGGCCGGAGAACAAGACCAGCCCCTTCACCTGCATCTTGCCCACGCTCCCAG CCAAAGTCTACATGGGTGTGAAACAGGAGATCGCTGAGACGCGGATACCTGCCCTCAACGCCTACATGAAG CACCTCCTCAGCCTGCCCATCTGGGTGCTGATGGATGAGGATGTCCGGATCTTCTTCTACCAGTCACCGTACGACTCGGAGCAGGTGCCCCAGGCTCTCCGCCGGCTCCGCCCACGCACCCGGAAAGT AAAGACTGAGTCCCCACAAGGTGCCGGCTTTGACCGCATGGCAGCTCCACGAGCGGAG GCCCTGTTTGACTTTACCGGGAACAGCAAACTAGAGCTGAATTTCAAAGTTGGAGATGTGATCTTCCTTCGCAGTCGGATCAATAAAGACTGGCTGGAGGTAAGGCTGGAG GGCACTGTCCGGGGAACTACAGGCATCTTCCCAGTGTCCTTCGTGAAAATCCTCAAGGACTTCCCAGAGGAGGAAGATCTCACCAACTGGCTGCGCTGCTACTACTATGAGGACACCATCAGCACCATCAA GGACATCGCGGTGGAGGAAGACCTCAGTAGCACCCCACTTTACAAGGATTTGCTGGAGCTCAtgag GCGGGAGTTCCAGAGAGAAGACATCGCCCTCAATTACCAGGATGCTGACGGGGATCTGGTTCGGCTGCTGTCAGACGAGGACGTGCAGCTCATGGTGAGGCAGGCCCAAAGTCTCCCCTCCCAGAAGCGCCTCTTCCCCTGGAAGCTGCACATCACCCAGAAGGACGACTACAAGGTCTACAACACGGTCCCCTGA